Part of the Candidatus Methanogranum gryphiswaldense genome, CGTCATCTTTGTCTGGTTTAAGGTGCATGATGACATCGGTTCCAAAACCATCTTTCTCGCATTCTTTGATCGTGTAACCTTCTATCCCATCGCTTTCCCATTGGTATGCTTGGTCTGCACCAAATGCTTTGGATATCACCGTGACCTTATCTGATACCATGAAAGTAGAATAGAATCCAACACCGAATTGTCCGATGATGTTGCTGTCCTTGCAGGTTCCGATCTCCGTCTTGAAATCGAGAGAACCGCTGTGCGCGATGACACCTAGATTCTTGTCCATATCGTCCTTGTTCATTCCGATACCGTTGTCAGAGACCGTTATTGTACGTGACTTTTCATCCACCGAGATCTTGATCTTGAGATCGTCCTTGTTCACACCGAGGGATTGGTCGGTCATTGCTTTGTAGTTTAGTTTATCGATCGCATCCGATGCATTCGAGATCACTTCACGAAGGAATATCTCTCTGTGGGTATAGATCGAGTTGGCCATAAGGTCAAGTAGGCGTTTTGATTCTGCTTTAAACTGTTTTTTCGACATTTTATTCACTCCTACAGTTGAACTGTTTCTTTTGTTTAATTGTTTGTTCTTCTATATAAATGTGACAATACTACTGACTATGGTATAGATTGCGAAAAAGTAGTAGAATGATAAAAAAGGAAAATGTGGCATTTGCCACATGTTTATTTTTAATTCTTTCTTAGGTGTACGGCCACTCCCACTATACCAATTACAACGATCACAGAGACGACCACGAACAAGACGATCCAGTCCGTGTCATTATCATTATTTGTAGGTTCAACGGATGTGTCGTCCTCTTCTGTATCATCGGTGTCTTCGTCGGAACTGTCATCCGTATCCTCTTCGTCATCATCAGAAACTTCCGTTATTGTGAATTCTAGATAATACGTTCCCGTGTATCCGCTTTCTGTGGAAAGTTCAATAATGAGTATGTACGAACCAGTGTCTGTCGGTAGGATGGCGTTGACACCATCTATTCCTGAAGCACTGTAGAGTATCGTGGAATAATAGCTCTCAGACGGGTTGTCGGTAATGGTCACTTGTAGATATTCTCCGTATTCGGAGAGATCCAGCGTACTTCCGTTGATCGTCAAGGTTATCGAAGATATGCTCATGGACACAGATTCGAACGATGTTGCATAATTCAATCCGTTCACAGAAATGGTAACAACATTGGAGCTATTCGAACTAGCACTTACCCCATTGAAGGTCATACTGTTTTTCGAAAGACTGAATGTAGTAGAACCTGTGGCAGTCGAATTTCCACTGTATTTCATCTGTGTTCCGTTGACATACACATAGTAGCTTTCTCCTATCGATAGATCATCAGAACTGAATGTAAGACTAGTGAAATTCCTTGTTACCTCACCTGAATATATGACAGTACCGTCCGTGGAGGTAATCAGGACAGTGGAATCAGCAGATTGCGTGGTAGAGAAATAAAGTTCCATGAATGCCTGGGACGAACTGCTTGAGACTGCATCATTCCTTGCACCAGTTGCGAATACGGTACCTCCGTTGATGATTATCTCCTCATCAGCATCGATACCCCCATCTGCTCCGTTGTGCGCAGTTGCGATGATGGTACCTCCATTGATTATGAGGTATCCATTGGAATCGATACCGTCTCCTTCAGTTCCTAGGCCGCCATTGATCACTAAAAGGCCGCCATTTATCTCTGTTACCGAGATCCCATCTTCGTTGGTGTTTATACCGTCGTCTTGCGAGTCAACGTATATGTTCCCACTGTTTATGGTAAGGTGAAGTTCCGAATCTATACCTTCGTTCTCTGCCGTCACATAGAGTACACCTGTGCCGTCAGTTTCTCCAGATATTATCATGGACATCTTAGAATAGATGGCGCCGTCGTACTTGTGCAACTTGCTTGTAGTTCCTATTTCGTATATCTTTGCTACATAGGAACCTTGAACATAATTTACAGAATCGTCTGCGATTATGATATTGGCCCCTGCTTCGTCAGAGATATCTGTTGTGACAGTAGAACTGTCCCCCGATTCCCAAACGCTATAGAATATTATCGCCGGTGCTACAGTGCATGTGATATCTACACTGTCAAGTATCAATGTCACTGTGTCGTCGCCAGCATCGATCGCGATCTGTCCATAAGACAGTGTTCCCGATATCCTGTATGTTCCACCCTGTGTTATTGTTATCACCGTATGTTTGCTTGCTTCGCTTTCGTCGTGCATGTCCGATGTAGAACCTGCACCATAGGAACTGTCTGTTCCGCTT contains:
- a CDS encoding carbohydrate-binding domain-containing protein → MKGKVLSVTMIAIVLMMSSALALETSQAATSDEILIVLSDSGILVDGSEASTDSSSAVYVGATIVYYESGTDSSYGAGSTSDMHDESEASKHTVITITQGGTYRISGTLSYGQIAIDAGDDTVTLILDSVDITCTVAPAIIFYSVWESGDSSTVTTDISDEAGANIIIADDSVNYVQGSYVAKIYEIGTTSKLHKYDGAIYSKMSMIISGETDGTGVLYVTAENEGIDSELHLTINSGNIYVDSQDDGINTNEDGISVTEINGGLLVINGGLGTEGDGIDSNGYLIINGGTIIATAHNGADGGIDADEEIIINGGTVFATGARNDAVSSSSSQAFMELYFSTTQSADSTVLITSTDGTVIYSGEVTRNFTSLTFSSDDLSIGESYYVYVNGTQMKYSGNSTATGSTTFSLSKNSMTFNGVSASSNSSNVVTISVNGLNYATSFESVSMSISSITLTINGSTLDLSEYGEYLQVTITDNPSESYYSTILYSASGIDGVNAILPTDTGSYILIIELSTESGYTGTYYLEFTITEVSDDDEEDTDDSSDEDTDDTEEDDTSVEPTNNDNDTDWIVLFVVVSVIVVIGIVGVAVHLRKN